In Yarrowia lipolytica chromosome 1F, complete sequence, a genomic segment contains:
- a CDS encoding uncharacterized protein (Compare to YALI0F11385g, some similarities with uniprot|P38691 Saccharomyces cerevisiae YHR082c KSP1 ser/thr protein kinase, similar to Saccharomyces cerevisiae YGR052W; ancestral locus Anc_4.192) codes for MDTSSYTEYDAGKLLNNRYRKVADLNKGSYGQVSLATDTHTDELVAIKCLVNSPDPTAARPNASRAYCSRAEIDQEIAIHSALKGHKNVAQLLDHFTLGNVNYLVVEYCAQGDLYEAISGGRGPKESGCTREFMLQLVDALIFCHSRGVYHRDIKPENILISKAGTVKLADWGLATFELQARDFGVGSERYMAPELFDGASLADYNTQQADIWSVGICLLNILFGRNPFTKASSKDKLFMDFAANREALFDIFPAMTPDTFAVLRHSLTIDPANRSLEEMRSAILLANAWTTDEEFEEFAAVDDMSCSVPYYDSGFSETLSDKRDRDQNVVSSVPSHQFVHFQDSFDNDGDVTPTPDNTDVGNAGTPAIAISLASPVLLEEDVVTTCSSRLPLRTPTVLSPKQHLVSQSPWDRTMQFTPPAHRFSLSSYKPRKKDNTNGGVSHARHSRLNPRKWTATSAHSMESLSEESDPESLGDEDMFRMDDEVVPDKQLKKPFKTSIKTPRNNGFAHPKLSRSPPDSDLDVPSLSNTSSDSSKASVYVPPSRRRNHENKGALSSSAKKAGGLSSGVSPAKKSSNLSSSHNFKPEGVYRPPFLRKSQATSVPSAPLAVPKSKASVSLDFASSFNLGKSWSDLVSDEEDDWNNGYARDEEDHVNDLTDYMGSVSINNKSKTDPMKIPFRENWQNWVA; via the coding sequence ATGGACACTTCTTCATACACAGAATACGATGCAGGAAAGCTCCTGAACAACCGATACCGCAAAGTCGCAGACCTCAACAAGGGCTCGTACGGACAGGTATCACTGGCCACAGACACCCACACGGATGAGCTCGTAGCCATCAAGTGTCTGGTCAATTCTCCAGACCCCACCGCCGCTCGTCCTAatgcctccagagcctACTGCTCACGGGCCGAGATCGACCAGGAGATTGCCATCCACTCGGCGCTCAAGGGACACAAAAACGTGGCCCAGCTACTCGACCACTTCACCCTCGGTAACGTCAACTACCTCGTGGTCGAATACTGTGCCCAGGGCGATCTGTATGAGGCCATTTCCGGCGGCCGTGGCCCCAAGGAAAGTGGTTGCACCCGCGAGTTCATGCTCCAGCTGGTCGACGCCCTCATTTTCTGCCATTCTCGAGGCGTCTACCATCGGGACATTAAGCCCGAAAACATCCTCATCAGCAAGGCAGGTACCGTCAAGCTGGCTGACTGGGGTTTGGCCACGTTCGAGCTCCAGGCCCGCGACTTTGGCGTCGGCTCAGAACGATACATGGCTCCCGAGCTGTTTGACGGCGCATCCCTGGCCGACTACAACACCCAGCAGGCTGACATTTGGTCCGTCGGAATCTGTCTGCTGAATATTCTGTTCGGCCGTAACCCCTTCACCAAGGCCTCTAGCAAGGATAAGCTGTTTATGGACTTTGCCGCTAACCGGGAGGCGCTATTTGACATTTTCCCGGCCATGACACCCGACACGTTTGCTGTGCTGCGTCACTCGCTCACCATCGACCCCGCCAATCGgtcgctggaggagatgcgGTCAGCCATTCTGCTGGCAAACGCCTGGACTACCGACGAGGAGTTCGAAGAGTTTGCTGCCGTCGACGACATGTCTTGCTCGGTGCCCTACTACGATTCTGGCTTTAGCGAGACTCTGAGCGATAAGCGAGACCGAGACCAGAACGTGGTTTCGTCCGTTCCGTCGCATCAGTTTGTGCACTTCCAGGACTCATTTGACAACGATGGCGATGTCACTCCTACTCCTGATAACACCGACGTCGGTAATGCTGGCACCCCCGCCATTGCTATCTCTTTGGCCTCTCCGGTGCTTCTGGAGGAAGACGTTGTGACCACGTGTTCCTCTCGACTGCCCCTGAGAACCCCCACGGTGCTGTCTCCCAAGCAGCACCTGGTGTCCCAGTCCCCCTGGGACCGAACCATGCAGTTCACCCCCCCCGCTCACCGGTTCTCGTTGTCGTCCTACAAGCCCCGCAAGAAGGACAACACGAACGGCGGTGTCTCACACGCCCGGCACTCGCGGCTGAACCCTCGAAAGTGGACTGCCACGTCGGCCCACTCTATGGAGTCCTTGTCTGAAGAGAGCGACCCCGAGTCTTTGGGTGACGAGGATATGTTCCGAatggacgacgaggtggTGCCCGACAAGCAGCTGAAGAAGCCGTTCAAGACGTCCATCAAGACCCCTCGAAACAATGGCTTTGCTCACCCCAAGCTGTCGCGATCGCCTCCCGATTCGGATCTCGACGTGCCTTCGCTGTCCAACACCTCGTCGGACTCGTCCAAGGCCTCCGTCTATGTGCCGCCCTCGCGACGACGAAACCACGAGAACAAGGGCGCTCTGTCGTCAtccgccaagaaggctggGGGACTTTCTTCTGGCGTTTCGCCTGCCAAGAAGTCTAGTAACCTGTCTTCTTCGCACAACTTCAAGCCCGAGGGAGTGTACCGGCCTCCGTTCCTGCGCAAGTCGCAGGCTACTTCGGTGCCATCTGCCCCTCTGGCTGTTCCCAAGTCGAAAGCGTCCGTTTCTCTGGACTTTGCCTCGTCTTTCAATCTCGGCAAGTCCTGGAGCGATCTAGTGTcggatgaggaggacgactGGAATAACGGATACGCTCGGGACGAAGAGGATCATGTCAATGACCTCACCGACTACATGGGCTCTGTTAGTATCAACAACAAGTCCAAGACCGACCCCATGAAGATTCCTTTTCGAGAGAACTGGCAGAACTGGGTCGCCTGA
- a CDS encoding uncharacterized protein (Compare to YALI0F11407g, no similarity) codes for MRLVRQRGVLALAFVATVFVCWLLYSVRQQQAQDVFIQGSINTPVVYNARVMPYIIDNDGYCGVPEWLKRGVYVAEKPCDDGVVPVPYGESSWWSVMDAPSGTGHAGVQDKWRTSTVDNNTSLFMHALSECDKGSHMACLIMNVPKGPFHTVKDPLAALTGETISPYTNEDTIHVCGKTYKDCVVVPGVIIEHLFFVDFNESYSDAQFETAVREAGYFWRQMEW; via the coding sequence ATGCGACTTGTTCGGCAACGAGGTGTGTTGGCGTTGGCTTTCGTCGCAACAGTATTCGTCTGCTGGTTGCTCTACTCGGTCAGACAGCAGCAAGCTCAAGACGTGTTCATCCAGGGGTCCATCAACACCCCGGTGGTCTACAACGCCCGCGTAATGCCTTACATTATCGACAATGATGGGTACTGCGGTGTTCCTGAGTGGCTGAAACGAGGTGTCTACGTTGCTGAAAAGCCCTGCGACGACGGAGTCGTGCCTGTGCCCTACGGCGAGTCGTCCTGGTGGTCTGTGATGGATGCACCAAGCGGAACAGGTCACGCCGGAGTCCAAGACAAATGGAGAACCAGCACAGTGGACAATAACACAAGTCTGTTCATGCATGCTCTATCGGAGTGCGATAAGGGCTCCCACATGGCTTGTCTGATCATGAACGTGCCCAAGGGCCCGTTTCACACCGTCAAAGACCCCCTCGCGGCTCTTACAGGCGAGACCATCAGTCCTTACACCAACGAAGACACCATCCATGTCTGTGGAAAGACGTACAAGGACTGTGTGGTGGTCCCTGGTGTCATCATTGAGCACCTGTTCTTCGTTGACTTCAACGAATCGTACAGCGATGCTCAGTTCGAAACGGCTGTGAGAGAAGCAGGCTATTTCTGGAGACAGATGGAGTGGTAA
- a CDS encoding uncharacterized protein (Compare to YALI0F11363g, weakly similar to uniprot|Q06485 Saccharomyces cerevisiae YLR356w, similar to Saccharomyces cerevisiae SCM4 (YGR049W) and YLR356W; ancestral locus Anc_4.191): MTATVLVFSKVIGTVALGFLTGAVGSASYLSLPTISQHLYSSGTKADVCDAQENLDRLLVRFGRIVGPACITACASLCVSFAFATKSARHPYLLYSALSVPVACAVGYFKARPLVRAVLDVDADAESEASTPESTDTAETSQLDNSVYENVSLSPKVKSKEDVSERVEDTLHRRVITQSISHLGTVGVAVSGIFGFGFIISTIGIYGDMY; the protein is encoded by the coding sequence ATGACTGCCACCGTTCTGGTCTTCTCCAAGGTCATTGGAACCGTGGCGCTGGGCTTCCTCACCGGCGCCGTGGGCTCCGCCTCCTACCTCTCTCTGCCCACCATCTCCCAGCATCTCTACTCCTCCGGCACCAAGGCTGATGTGTGCGATGCCCAGGAAAACCTGGACCGCCTGCTGGTGCGATTTGGCCGCATTGTCGGCCCCGCCTGCATCACCGCCTGTGCCTCGCTCTGCGTCAGCTTTGCCTTTGCCACAAAGTCCGCCAGACACCCCTATCTGCTCTACAGCGCTCTGTCGGTGCCCGTGGCGTGCGCCGTGGGCTACTTCAAGGCCCGACCTCTGGTGCGAGCCGTGCTAGATGTCGATGCCGACGCCGAGTCCGAGGCCTCGACTCCAGAGTCCACCGATACGGCGGAAACCTCACAGCTGGACAACTCCGTCTACGAGAACGTGAGCCTGTCGCCCAAggtcaagtccaaggaggacgtgAGCGAGCGGGTGGAGGACACGCTGCACCGACGGGTCATCACCCAGAGCATCAGCCATCTCGGCACCGTCGGCGTTGCTGTGTCCGGTATTTTCGGCTTTGGTTTtatcatctccac